A window of Christiangramia forsetii KT0803 contains these coding sequences:
- the hemW gene encoding radical SAM family heme chaperone HemW — translation MSGIYIHIPFCKQACHYCDFHFSTSTKKKSELVEMLCKELELRKDEIGQTIQTVYFGGGTPSLLNSEELDSIFKTIFEYYEVSKDAEITLEANPDDLSEEVIKVLDKSPVNRLSIGVQSFFGADLKLMNRAHNAQEALASLQLARRYFDNISIDLIYGIPGQSNEQWKENLKIALELDIPHISSYALTVEPKTALEKFIEKGKVKPVNDEQYREQFDILVNALTSNGFEHYEFSNYGKPGYHSQNNMAYWLGKSYLGIGPSAHSYDGSSRKWNISNNALYIKSLEQDKIPQQTEKLSVTDSYNEFVMTRLRTKFGVCASDIQEKFGEKYRGHFLKESEKFLKDGLIKKTENTFHITSEGKFLSDGIAAELFYID, via the coding sequence ATGTCTGGAATTTATATCCATATTCCTTTTTGCAAACAGGCCTGTCATTATTGTGATTTTCACTTTTCTACCTCCACAAAGAAGAAATCAGAATTGGTTGAAATGCTTTGCAAAGAGCTTGAGCTTAGAAAAGATGAAATAGGCCAAACTATTCAAACCGTCTATTTTGGAGGAGGAACTCCTTCCCTATTAAATTCGGAAGAATTAGACTCGATCTTCAAAACCATCTTTGAATATTATGAAGTTTCTAAAGATGCTGAAATTACACTTGAAGCGAATCCTGATGATCTTTCAGAAGAAGTCATCAAAGTGCTGGACAAATCTCCGGTAAACCGATTGAGTATTGGAGTTCAGTCATTTTTTGGAGCAGATCTCAAATTAATGAACCGCGCACATAATGCCCAGGAAGCTCTGGCATCATTGCAATTAGCGAGGCGGTATTTTGATAATATCAGCATCGATCTTATTTACGGAATTCCCGGTCAGTCTAATGAACAATGGAAAGAAAATCTAAAGATAGCACTTGAACTCGATATTCCGCATATTTCGAGCTATGCCCTTACGGTAGAGCCAAAAACGGCTTTAGAAAAGTTCATCGAAAAAGGAAAAGTAAAACCTGTTAACGATGAACAATACCGTGAGCAATTTGATATTCTGGTGAACGCCCTTACCTCAAACGGATTTGAGCACTATGAGTTTTCCAATTATGGAAAACCGGGCTATCATTCTCAAAATAATATGGCGTATTGGTTGGGTAAATCATATTTAGGAATAGGACCTTCAGCACATTCTTACGATGGCTCTTCCAGAAAGTGGAATATCAGTAATAATGCACTCTATATTAAATCTCTGGAACAGGATAAAATTCCGCAGCAAACAGAAAAACTTTCGGTAACCGATTCTTATAACGAATTTGTAATGACCAGACTCCGAACCAAATTTGGCGTTTGTGCCAGCGATATTCAGGAGAAATTTGGAGAAAAATATAGAGGTCATTTTTTAAAAGAATCCGAAAAATTTCTGAAAGACGGACTTATCAAAAAAACTGAAAACACTTTTCATATTACTTCAGAAGGCAAATTTTTAAGTGACGGGATCGCTGCAGAACTTTTTTATATAGATTGA
- the ruvC gene encoding crossover junction endodeoxyribonuclease RuvC has translation MKSERIILGIDPGTTIMGFGLIKVENKKMSFIQMNELQLSKYKDHYVKLKLIFERTIELIDNYHPDEIAIEAPFFGKNVQSMLKLGRAQGVAMAAGLSREVPITEYLPKKIKMAITGNGNASKEQVARMLQSQLNIGKLPKNLDATDGLAAAVCHFYNSGKTEIGKSYTGWDAFVKQNPKKIR, from the coding sequence TTGAAAAGCGAAAGAATCATTCTTGGTATTGACCCGGGAACCACTATTATGGGTTTCGGACTTATCAAAGTGGAGAACAAAAAAATGAGTTTTATCCAAATGAATGAACTTCAGCTAAGCAAATACAAAGATCATTACGTAAAGCTGAAACTGATCTTTGAAAGAACCATCGAACTTATTGACAATTACCATCCCGATGAGATTGCGATTGAAGCTCCCTTTTTTGGCAAGAACGTTCAATCCATGCTCAAGCTGGGGCGTGCGCAGGGAGTTGCCATGGCCGCCGGACTTTCCAGAGAGGTTCCCATCACGGAATACCTTCCTAAAAAGATTAAAATGGCCATTACAGGAAACGGAAATGCCAGTAAAGAACAAGTGGCGAGAATGCTACAAAGTCAGTTGAACATTGGAAAACTTCCTAAAAACCTGGATGCCACCGATGGACTTGCCGCTGCGGTTTGCCATTTCTATAATTCCGGCAAAACTGAAATTGGTAAAAGTTACACTGGCTGGGACGCATTTGTAAAGCAAAACCCAAAAAAAATTAGATAA
- a CDS encoding cyclase family protein, which produces MLASISHKGHSYKIDFSKPLDISISLRGDNKNPMAWYLQHPEIEPVIDGDFIEKVSKGSSVNFNSIWFNPHAHATHTECVGHISSELNTIQQHLKTFFFKAELISLEPQQKGDNLVFTKKQISEKLKNIDTEALVIRTLPNYIGKISKDHSHTNWPYIEEDAMILIRELGIKHFLTDQPSVDKEKDDGKLLAHRAFWDYPKNTRFDATITELIYVPNKIEDGEYFLNLQPASFENDAAPCKPVLYKIID; this is translated from the coding sequence ATGTTAGCCAGTATAAGCCACAAAGGCCATTCATATAAAATAGATTTCTCAAAACCTCTGGATATTTCTATCAGCCTGCGTGGTGACAACAAGAATCCCATGGCCTGGTATCTACAACACCCGGAAATAGAGCCAGTGATCGATGGTGATTTTATCGAGAAAGTCAGCAAGGGATCTTCGGTGAATTTCAATAGTATTTGGTTCAATCCGCATGCACATGCTACGCATACCGAATGTGTTGGACATATAAGTTCTGAGTTAAACACCATTCAGCAACACCTGAAAACTTTCTTTTTTAAGGCAGAACTTATTTCTTTGGAACCTCAGCAAAAAGGAGACAATCTCGTTTTTACAAAAAAACAGATTTCAGAAAAACTTAAAAATATAGATACGGAAGCTTTGGTTATCAGGACACTTCCAAACTACATTGGAAAGATCTCTAAAGATCATTCACATACAAACTGGCCTTATATTGAAGAAGATGCGATGATCCTGATCAGGGAACTTGGGATCAAACATTTTCTCACAGATCAGCCTTCAGTAGATAAAGAAAAGGACGACGGAAAATTACTGGCGCATAGAGCGTTTTGGGATTATCCGAAGAACACACGGTTTGATGCGACTATTACTGAATTGATCTATGTTCCCAATAAAATTGAGGATGGGGAGTATTTTTTAAATCTTCAGCCCGCTTCGTTTGAAAATGACGCTGCACCTTGCAAGCCGGTTTTGTATAAAATAATTGACTAA
- a CDS encoding type II toxin-antitoxin system RelE/ParE family toxin: MKYNLDFIDEVNEDVANAYKFYESKRTGLGEEFLKHLETYFDRIQSEPFHFPEKRKPYREAFIKRFPYIIVYEIVEKSIIIYAIFNTWQDPDKNLAKNI; the protein is encoded by the coding sequence ATGAAATACAACCTGGATTTCATTGATGAAGTAAATGAAGATGTTGCTAATGCGTACAAATTTTACGAATCTAAGCGTACAGGATTGGGAGAAGAATTTTTAAAACACTTAGAGACCTATTTTGACCGCATACAATCTGAGCCGTTTCATTTTCCAGAAAAAAGAAAACCTTACCGCGAAGCATTTATAAAACGCTTTCCCTATATAATTGTCTATGAAATAGTTGAAAAAAGTATAATAATTTATGCAATATTCAACACCTGGCAAGATCCTGATAAAAACCTGGCTAAAAACATTTAA
- a CDS encoding tetratricopeptide repeat protein has product MTILLILGCSLSFYSQEEDIKTADSLYSFGKQNEAIELLQKTEPKTERIHLKLAKFQQENGQNEEALRHYQSVLNQNPERVLTAIDYGELLLKTGNLDLADSLFSDLSEKYPENAGFHYRLGLVKEKKKDTTAIKYFFKTISKDFTHQGALYKAAKHHLKNGKPYNAISWCNSGLEVRPNNVSLLSILGQAYSASLQFEKAIPPYEKLLKLGESSEFILEKLAKAYRVTSQLEKAIKTYKMLLDINDMNIAVHSNLGALYLKTNEVEKAQQHFTMALLIKKQPVDREYLNIGLTFKRQEDFKSAFNNFNAALEENPENERALLERAIAADAYFEDQEAVLNLYEAYIEKYGKSGRNDMISVAKYRISELKSEIHQAK; this is encoded by the coding sequence TTGACAATACTTTTAATTTTAGGCTGTTCGCTGTCATTTTATTCCCAGGAGGAAGATATAAAGACAGCGGATAGCCTTTATTCTTTTGGAAAGCAGAATGAAGCTATCGAATTACTTCAGAAAACTGAGCCGAAGACTGAAAGGATACATTTAAAATTAGCAAAATTTCAGCAGGAAAATGGGCAAAATGAAGAAGCCCTGAGACATTATCAAAGTGTGCTGAATCAAAATCCGGAACGGGTACTTACTGCTATAGATTATGGCGAACTACTCCTGAAGACCGGAAATCTGGATCTGGCAGATAGCCTTTTTAGTGATCTAAGTGAAAAATATCCTGAAAACGCAGGTTTTCATTATAGATTAGGTTTGGTGAAGGAGAAAAAAAAAGACACTACAGCAATAAAATACTTTTTTAAAACAATAAGTAAAGATTTTACACATCAGGGAGCTTTATATAAGGCAGCAAAGCATCATTTAAAAAATGGTAAACCTTATAACGCTATTTCCTGGTGTAATTCCGGTCTAGAAGTGCGTCCAAATAATGTATCTTTATTGTCCATTTTAGGACAGGCATATTCTGCTTCGTTGCAATTCGAGAAAGCAATTCCTCCCTATGAAAAACTATTAAAACTCGGCGAAAGTTCAGAATTTATCCTGGAAAAACTCGCAAAAGCATATCGTGTAACCTCACAACTTGAAAAAGCTATTAAAACCTATAAAATGTTGTTGGATATTAACGATATGAACATTGCGGTACATTCCAATCTTGGTGCTCTTTACCTTAAAACCAACGAGGTTGAAAAAGCACAACAGCATTTTACCATGGCTTTACTTATAAAAAAACAACCTGTAGACCGGGAATATCTTAATATCGGGCTGACTTTTAAAAGACAGGAAGATTTTAAAAGCGCTTTTAATAATTTTAATGCGGCACTGGAAGAAAATCCTGAAAACGAACGGGCGCTATTAGAGCGTGCTATAGCCGCCGATGCTTATTTTGAAGATCAGGAAGCGGTGCTGAACTTATATGAAGCATATATCGAGAAGTATGGGAAATCTGGCAGAAATGATATGATCTCTGTAGCAAAATATCGTATTAGTGAACTTAAGAGTGAGATACATCAGGCTAAATAG
- a CDS encoding energy transducer TonB yields MKILFNYYTITLIFTLISVGGLSQETDAIPFAVVDQVPAYPGCEQLDGNELKDCTVQKITDHVNTNFNTSLGKEFNIEGVSRIVVQFKIDNSGNITDVRSRSLADVAEVREVLQNEATRVVNSLPKMQPGQKDGNDVAIMYSLPIAFAVPEEEDKKG; encoded by the coding sequence ATGAAAATACTTTTTAATTATTACACAATTACTTTAATATTCACACTAATTTCCGTCGGGGGATTGAGTCAGGAAACAGATGCTATTCCCTTTGCGGTGGTAGACCAGGTTCCAGCCTATCCCGGGTGCGAACAACTGGATGGTAATGAATTAAAAGATTGCACGGTTCAGAAGATTACCGATCACGTAAATACGAATTTCAACACGTCTTTAGGCAAGGAATTCAATATTGAAGGAGTTAGCCGAATCGTTGTTCAGTTTAAAATTGATAATAGCGGGAATATCACTGATGTACGTTCGCGCTCTCTGGCTGACGTAGCAGAGGTTAGAGAAGTTTTGCAAAATGAAGCAACCCGGGTGGTAAATAGTCTTCCTAAAATGCAACCAGGTCAAAAAGATGGTAATGATGTTGCAATTATGTATTCTTTGCCTATCGCGTTTGCGGTACCTGAAGAGGAAGATAAAAAAGGTTAG
- a CDS encoding DUF4260 domain-containing protein yields the protein MKISLKLEELAMLLFGIWAFSLQDFSWWWFFGLFFIPDIGMLGYLMNNKWGAFFYNIFHHKGLAILIGLLGYYLKLQELEVAGIILFAHSSFDRLLGYGLKFEKGFKFTHLGEIGK from the coding sequence ATGAAAATAAGCTTAAAACTGGAAGAACTAGCCATGCTGTTATTTGGCATTTGGGCGTTCAGTCTTCAGGACTTCAGCTGGTGGTGGTTCTTCGGACTATTTTTTATTCCCGATATTGGAATGTTAGGTTATTTGATGAATAATAAATGGGGTGCATTTTTCTATAATATCTTTCACCATAAAGGCCTTGCAATTCTCATTGGCTTACTTGGATATTATCTTAAATTGCAGGAACTGGAAGTTGCCGGCATCATTTTATTCGCTCACTCCAGTTTTGACCGCTTACTGGGATACGGACTGAAGTTCGAAAAAGGCTTTAAATTTACCCATCTGGGAGAAATAGGAAAATAA
- a CDS encoding glycosyltransferase family 2 protein codes for MLLLIFFALITAAYLGLVVAFIFGWNKVPEFRLTGMASENTFSIIIPYRNEAENLPRLFKSLSNLNYPSRKFEIILVNDASRDDSKILAESFQNDFQELNIQLLENSRKTNSPKKDAIKTAIEISRFDYIVTTDADCVVQSKWLQFFDESIQLSNPKMIAGPVGFIQQPGIKKPYFQNFEEMDFMSLQASTVGSFGIEKAFMCNAANMCYEKETFFKEAGFDENESIASGDDVFLLQNLRKKGVKVSYIKSKEAAVFTNYQKSLKDLLNQRIRWAAKTSSYSSVFAKFTAVVVFLMNLSLIVFTGLAFLKLIPYQFLMLVFLLKFNADFILIYKSAKFMNRENLMRHYLWCSMVYPFFTVFVAGLSVFKGYEWKGRRFRK; via the coding sequence ATGCTTTTGCTGATCTTTTTTGCATTAATTACCGCAGCTTATCTGGGACTAGTGGTTGCATTCATTTTTGGATGGAATAAAGTGCCTGAATTTCGTCTAACAGGAATGGCTTCAGAAAACACATTTTCTATCATCATACCATATAGAAATGAAGCTGAAAATTTACCGCGACTTTTCAAATCACTTAGCAATCTGAATTATCCCAGTAGGAAATTTGAAATTATACTGGTAAATGATGCTTCCAGAGATGATTCAAAAATTTTAGCTGAATCATTTCAAAATGATTTTCAGGAATTAAATATCCAATTACTCGAAAATAGTAGAAAAACGAATTCTCCAAAAAAGGATGCGATAAAAACCGCTATAGAGATTTCCAGGTTTGATTATATCGTCACGACCGATGCCGATTGTGTAGTTCAATCAAAATGGTTACAGTTTTTTGATGAAAGCATTCAACTTTCAAATCCTAAAATGATAGCCGGGCCGGTAGGTTTTATTCAGCAACCAGGAATTAAGAAGCCTTATTTTCAGAATTTTGAAGAGATGGATTTTATGAGTCTGCAGGCTTCTACTGTTGGTTCCTTCGGAATTGAAAAAGCATTTATGTGCAATGCTGCAAATATGTGCTATGAGAAAGAAACATTTTTTAAAGAGGCAGGGTTTGATGAAAACGAGTCAATTGCCAGTGGTGATGATGTGTTTTTGCTACAGAATTTAAGAAAAAAAGGAGTGAAGGTTTCTTATATAAAATCTAAAGAAGCAGCAGTTTTTACCAATTATCAAAAGAGTTTAAAAGATCTTTTAAATCAGCGAATTCGGTGGGCAGCGAAAACTTCATCTTATTCCAGTGTTTTTGCGAAATTCACGGCAGTAGTTGTGTTCTTAATGAATTTATCGTTGATTGTTTTTACAGGATTAGCGTTTTTAAAACTGATTCCATATCAATTTTTGATGCTGGTATTTCTCCTGAAATTTAATGCCGATTTTATCCTGATCTATAAATCGGCAAAATTTATGAATCGCGAAAACTTGATGCGCCATTATTTATGGTGTAGTATGGTGTATCCTTTTTTTACTGTTTTTGTGGCAGGGCTTTCAGTTTTTAAGGGCTATGAATGGAAGGGGAGACGGTTTCGAAAATAA